Proteins from a single region of Streptomyces griseiscabiei:
- a CDS encoding DUF6643 family protein, translated as MTSPRSTYGGGYYSASSFADTPIYDSLVAERGTPQIAPIRVPAQYDTPGSNLPALPSALPALPAGPSQPSYGYPQAQQPSPLQQAPNAYIPQQAGGPRGYPGAQPQQQQQRPMAGYEAMRPAAPRPGPAGPYPQDPYNGQQYRGY; from the coding sequence ATGACCTCCCCCCGCTCCACCTACGGCGGCGGTTACTACTCCGCCTCGTCCTTCGCGGACACCCCGATCTACGACTCACTCGTCGCCGAGCGGGGAACCCCTCAGATCGCCCCGATCCGGGTACCCGCCCAGTACGACACCCCGGGCAGCAACCTGCCCGCGCTCCCGTCGGCGCTGCCCGCGCTGCCGGCCGGCCCCTCCCAGCCGTCCTACGGCTATCCGCAGGCCCAGCAGCCCTCGCCGCTGCAGCAGGCCCCCAACGCGTACATCCCGCAGCAGGCCGGAGGTCCGCGCGGCTACCCGGGCGCCCAGCCGCAGCAGCAACAGCAGCGCCCGATGGCCGGTTACGAGGCCATGCGCCCGGCGGCTCCCCGCCCGGGTCCGGCGGGCCCGTACCCGCAGGACCCGTACAACGGCCAGCAGTACCGGGGGTACTGA
- a CDS encoding MOSC domain-containing protein yields the protein MGNPSLHSIHVHPLKAARGFALDEAVVEPWGLAGDRRWVLVDGSGKVITQRPHPRMTLAAAGLLPGGGLLLSAAGRAPLPVPVPEPTGTVTVEIWRDKVEGVLAGEAAHAWFSDFLGVPVRLVHLDDPATRRPIDPEYARPGETVTFADGYPLLLTTLASLDALNSLVAQGDHPEEGPLPMNRFRPNVVIDGTDAWAEDGWRRVAIGEVVLRVARMCGRCVVTTTDQETAARGREPLRTLARHRRFGDKLVFGQNLVPESPGTVRVGDPLRVLE from the coding sequence ATGGGGAATCCGTCACTGCACTCGATCCATGTCCACCCGCTGAAGGCGGCCCGGGGCTTCGCCCTGGACGAGGCCGTCGTGGAGCCCTGGGGGCTGGCGGGCGACCGTCGTTGGGTGCTGGTCGACGGCTCGGGCAAGGTCATCACACAACGTCCGCATCCGCGTATGACGTTGGCCGCCGCGGGGCTACTGCCCGGCGGCGGCCTCTTGCTGTCCGCGGCCGGCCGCGCGCCGCTCCCCGTCCCCGTGCCGGAGCCGACCGGCACGGTCACCGTGGAGATCTGGCGGGACAAGGTGGAGGGGGTCCTCGCGGGCGAGGCGGCGCACGCCTGGTTCAGCGACTTCCTCGGTGTCCCCGTGCGGCTCGTGCACCTCGACGACCCGGCGACCCGCCGCCCGATCGACCCCGAGTACGCCCGCCCCGGCGAGACCGTCACCTTCGCCGACGGCTATCCGCTGCTGCTCACCACGCTCGCCTCGCTGGACGCGCTCAACTCCCTGGTCGCACAGGGCGACCACCCCGAGGAGGGCCCGCTCCCGATGAACCGTTTCCGGCCGAACGTGGTGATCGACGGCACCGACGCCTGGGCCGAGGACGGCTGGCGGCGCGTCGCGATCGGCGAGGTCGTCCTCCGGGTCGCCAGGATGTGCGGCCGGTGCGTGGTCACCACCACCGACCAGGAGACCGCCGCACGCGGCCGTGAGCCGCTGCGCACCCTCGCCCGTCATCGCCGTTTCGGCGACAAACTGGTCTTCGGACAGAACCTCGTTCCGGAATCCCCGGGCACGGTTCGCGTCGGCGATCCGCTGCGGGTGCTCGAATAG